In Zingiber officinale cultivar Zhangliang chromosome 1A, Zo_v1.1, whole genome shotgun sequence, the DNA window ACACTACaataaaaaccctcatagacatcggttttccaccggtgtctattacattttcgaccgatgtctatgaaggcgatgtaaaaagtctgccattttagacatcggtttaaaaccggtgtagtatcacttaacgacaccggtgttcgaatcggttattaaccgaagtagtatcacttaatgacaccgtttcatcaacagtgtaaaaccgatgtagtattatatgttaataacactagttttggcagcggtatacgatcgatgtaatattagttaataacaccggttttgcaacggtggaaaaccgatgtaatatcagtattttgaAATAGTacaaatttgatttttgaaacagtaaccaaaaaaatacacaaatattcacaaattacacaaatattcttcattcaacagcatccataaaatacacaaatattcataaattacataaatattcttcttacaacaatacaaTGAACAATAAGATTTTGTTGGGGTTGTACAACGAGGCTACGTACGTTCAAGAAATGGTCAATGGTAATGCAACAGAAAACTGACTGCTGAAGAAGGAACCTTTCTCTAGCTCTACCCCTTCATGTCTCCGATCAATTATAAGATGGCCATCAGTAGTGTCAGATATAATTCAAGATTGTTTGCTGCAGAAGGAATCCTTTCTCTTTCCCTGTCTCTTCAAGTCTCCGCAAAATCTTGCACTTCAAGCACACACTGCAGCCTTAAAACTGAAATGGTTCTTGTTTATCGCCTTGAATTCCAACCATTGACCACATCAGGAAAACTGGAAAAGAAGCTCTCTACCAAACTCGGCCTAAACTTCTTGACCCCGAGTTTAGTTCAATGCTCGGGTAGGAGGCGTCGAACTAGTTTAGGAGAAGCGCTTTCAAGCTCTGCAAACATGTTTAAATCTCATTTAAAGGACCATCGACGGACGAACGACGATTAGACAGGAAGGTGAACAAGGCATTACCTTTAGATGTGAAGTTGAATAAAGGAGGAAGAGGTTTGCCACTAAGCAAACATGTGTTAGGATCTCTCAATTCATCAAAGAATGGATGAGAGCAGGCCTCCAACTGTATCAATGATGACAAACATGTTTATGTCACTTGGAATACATACCAATGGCAAACCATTAATGATCAAAATAGAAACTATCAAGATGTAGAGAAGACATTATGAAAGTGAAACAgaaaaactttatttttatttggaTGTATCATATACTTACCGATGTAAGACACAAATTAGGTGAGTATTGAAGTAGTGTTGACACAAGATCAATTACCTCGGGGGGTACAGAATTTGCAAAAAACTACATGTTGTAGACATGGTGCGTTATTGTTTGGATTACTAGGAGGATCATCATTATATTACAGGTTCAGCTACCTTATGCCAAGGGTGACCTTTCATGCATGGAAATTTGAATTCTGAATAATTTAGGTTCATAGACTTGAATTCTGAACAAAATCTTATTGTTCATTGTTTACTGCTCTAATATCCATTTGCTTTCCATTAAACTCTCAGAATCTGAAGCTTAGTGGAGTAGGCAATGGCAACCCAGTCGGGCTGGGAGGAAGACCACTGCAGCTGCTCGATCTCTACTCCGGCAGTGTAGGCAAGTATAGGATCGAGGCCACCCTTAGCAGAAGCGGCTGCCATAGACTTCTGGATGTTGCCAtgataaacaaaaatatcatgaggaagaatctatagaagtacctagacaacatgggaaaattcattaagaagtaccttaaggcatttctaaaaaaacacataaagcttataaattatcagaacgtttgttcaagtttgcagacacactagcctcattaaatttgcaaatgcacaacacttttacatacagtgagaaaggaactgcaaattctatgggtacatgattagagtgttagtccttcattggcaataatagataaaagctcATACACTGATAACCGTTAGTGTGTGTTTGCAAAGAACTCACTATGGCAATTCGCCTCTCACTGAAGCATTTGGACTTCTGTAGTTCCTTGTAGAGTTCACCTTTAGCTGCATATTCCAGGAATTACACAAAGTTCAACATCAAGTCATTGGGCAATTAATAGCATGGAACTGTATGATTCTAACAGGGAAAGCAGCAAATAGACAaccaggagagagagagagagatcagtCCAACTACATCAACCAACAAAATGCATGGTGTGACTTTCAGTAGACATAGTTGGCAAATGAAAGACAGCATGACAAGGATCACCTATACCAGTCTGCAGcaattattttcttttagaaaatAGCAGGTGTCAAATGTCATATTGTAGAAGATCTAAAACATCTTGAAGGTCAttggtaaaaaattaaaaaaaaaaaaattcaccacTAACCCGAGATATGAAATCTACAAGCATTCTACTCGTAACATTTTCTTCATTGGAGCTGCACAGGTCAACAAGCATCCAAACGCACTAATAACATCTGGATCATTATCCCAGAAGCTTCTTTTAGACACCTGTTCTATATCATTAATCTTTTTCTCAATAATCTCTCCTGACATCAACTTCTTGTGAAGGTTTCGAAGACTAAAAAAAACATATAATTTAATCCAAATTAAATGGCATTCAGCATATTAAATtggaaatgaaatcaaatataaTTTGTCAGTGATGCTATATGCCTCCATATAAGAAACCCTTTAGGAAGACAATAAGCTCGTTTTAACTAAAGAAATACCTAAGTTAGATTAAGAGAAAACAACTGGTTAGCAAGAAATGAAAACGAAAAGATGTACCTTCAAAAGTTTATCCCTCACAGAATAACTGTGGCAGAGGTCATTATGAAATAGTCGTATTTTCTCCAATGATTTGACCTCCGGGAAAAGCTCCAACTCCTTGAGACGAACAAACAAGGTGAAAAAACATAgtacctaaaccctaaacctataCTGATCTATATCTCCATTGAGATTTATGCAAGACTATATCACTACTAATATCCATATTTTCAAGTTTTATCAACCTATACAGATCTAAATGTCGATTTCCATCACAAAATTGCCTTGTGACAAATTCAAAAGCTTTGACTTTTGCAGTAAAATTGAATCCAGACTATCTGTTACAGCTTTTATCATGTTGCCTAGACTACTCTTAAACAAAATTTGGTTATTAGAAGAGAAGAAATCATTCACCGACCTAAAAGAAGCTCTTGATCTCTGCTTGTGCAAGACTTCAGTGTCATAGCAATCCACAACATCCTCGAGATCATAGACCAAGTACCTGAGCTTCCTTGACAAGATCTTCACATCATAAGTGAAAGGGCGGGACTCGACATCTTGGATCACCATGTTAACAATCAGCAAcaactccttgagcttctccatctTCTCTTCAATATCAGTTATTTCCTTGACGTTCTTGTTCATCGGATGAGAATTGCCACCTTCTCACCCATGATGCGAGCCATAGCAGTTACCAAAGCTGATTCCATAGCTGTCTGAACCTGGAAGAAACAAAGATTCAGAAGCTCTTCTGCTTCCTTGTGCCTGAAAGAGTCTTTTTGAGAATGTAAAAGAGGCACTAATTTTAACAAAGACCGTAATGTTTATAATATGCATTTTCATATACATTAAAGAAAGTCTCTTATACATACGATCatagagtatatatatattttggtcaACTTCTTCTATGACCACAGTTCTTCTTCCATGTGGTGGATATCTACAAGTTGAGAAGAATGAATAACGCACGCCATGCTATATGAAGCCAGTGTGATAACTTTGACAAACACAACTTAACTTTTCATCAAAAGGAGAACATAATTTGAATTCAAATGAGAGCAATTGTCCGCATACCTTGCCAGAAAAGTGTCAATGCAGCCATCGTAGCTAACTTCAGCATCATAACATGAGAGCATAAATCCTAAATGCCCATGCTACAAAACAACATTACGAGCCTTAGCAATCCAATGaggcaaaaaggggaagaatccaTCGACTAAATGAACAATCCATCCGATTTAACTGAAGAGCAAATCAAAGTTACCGATGAGTGTGGAATTTTGACAAACACAACATGTGCAGAACATATGATAATGATGATACACACAAGGCAGAGTAACAATCTTGAAGATATGTGCAGAACTCGAGTCTGTGATACAAAGGAGAATCTAAGTCAACTGAGGTGGCATaaacaaaatttagaaaaattgatAAATAAAATAGAAGAACACAAGAACTGGAGGAAAATAGGGGAAAATGAAGCTGCGGGTTGTAAAGCAAGGAGATCAGCAACATTCGGTACTATTACACTACTACATGCTTCCTACTGTTAAGAAAAAAAAACCCTTTCTTCTCATCATATCAAGGAAGTCGATAATGGGAGGAAAACAAAACGACAATTTTCTCACCATGGAACTCGAATTAAACCGAGTGAGAGGCGAAAACAAGATCAGAAATAAACcttaacaagaaaataagaagaagaaagaacagaCGTCACTATATAAGCCATTCCCTACCTCTTGCTCAAGTTCTCCGCCTCTTCTGCCGACAGCTGCGCTCCGAACATCACGGGGCTAATGCCACCTACGGGCTGCCAGGGAAAATGATCGTAAGCGTGAGGAGCCAAAAATTAGGGCATTTCTCGGACTACATTACCTTGAGCGTTCGTCGGGACGGCGGCGTCATCCCGACAAGGTGCGGAGAAGAGAAATTACCAGCTTTGGTCATGCCGATGCCGCTGTCGATGATGGAAAGTGTCTTGTTCGCCTTGTCAGACACGAGGTGGATGAAGAGCTCCGGCTGGGCGTCTAGCTTGCTCTTGTCGGTGAGACCCTCGAATCGGATCTTATCGAGTGCCTGCAGTCACACGATTTGCTTCAGCAACGACAACACGGGAAAAAAAGGGGAGCAGCAACATGGAAAGCAGCGATGTCTCACATCCGAGGCGTTGCTAATCAGCTCGCACAGGAAGATCTCCTTGTTGGAGTAGAAGGTGTTGATGATGAGACTCAGCAACTGGTTGATCTCCGCCTGGAACGCGAAGGTCTCCGTCTCCCCCATCTGCACGTCCGCCATCACCTCGATCGAAAGAAACTGGTTTCAGGACCATTATGCTGCGATTTTGCTGCGAGATATGATTTATGCTGCGATTTTGCTTATGACCGAAGTAGGTGGTTttgatcctaatcgggagaggaaggggcgtcgatccaggaaggggaagagatccaggaaggggaagagggagatgaggctgagagagatggtcggaggtttaggtttaggtttaggttcaGGGTGAGAGAAGAGGAGCGATATTGGCTCGATCGAAAGAAACTGGTTTCAGGACCATTATGCTGCGATTTTGCTGCGAGATACAATTTATGCTACGATTTTGCTTAGGaccgaagcaggtggttttgatcctaatcgggagaggaaggggcgtcgatccaggaaggggaagagatccaggaaggggaagagggagatgaggctgagagagatggtcggaggtttaggtttaggtttaggtttagggtgagagaaggggcgcgatattggtttaggtttggagggaactttgtgaagtgttgtaaattttggttggtggaaaaattaaattattttttttttggttcattaacaccaggttttaaaaaccgctgttaaaaccggtgtctattaacaaaaaaaaagccgctcatagacatcagctaaaaaaccgatgtctatgagcgaaaatctgcgctcatagacaccgatttttaaaaaaactggtgtaaaatactcaaagacatcggtttttgcttaaaactgttgttgtttcaccgatgtctatgagggtttttcttgtagtgttaaaaCAAATAAGCTATTTTTCTGAAAAGAAGCAGTTAACTTCTTAAAGCAGTCATATTAATCTTTAGATTCTAAACATGTTTTTCCTATgaaaacactaacaagggttgcaTCGGCCAAGTAAAACTGTAGGAGTTCATAAAAAATGAAACTTTGTAAACTCGTGGCAACGAAAGTCTGAAACTGCATGAAAACAACTAACAAGCAGCTAATCGGAGAAAGAGGAATAAACTTCAAAGTACCATAGGTGAAAAGGATTGAAGAGATTCTAGCAATGCGAGGGGTCATCTCAACGGTGGCGGCGAAGGAGGCAAAGAGATGCTTCGATCTGTCGAGGTCAATCGCCTCAGCTCAGGGATCTACCGCTTGATGAAGGTGTGATCAAAGAAATTAGAATCGTGCGAAGAAGAGATTAGGGCAATGCGAAGGGTCACCTTTGTGCTAGGGGCGAAGGAGGCAAAGAGATGAAGAGAAGGATTGATCAGGTGGGTTTGATTTGCTTGAGTCGATTGCCTCATCTTCAGATAGATCTGTGATAGATTTGCTATTTGACAAAGGAGGCAAATGGATAATGACAACACGACGAGGAAATTGTAGTTACGGTCCCAACTTGCCCCCAGGGCTTAGCGCAAACGGATCTGATGCAGAGAAGATAGATTCTTCTGTGGCACCAACTGATACCGAATTGGAAGGTAGGAGTCTGTTAACATTCTTCTGGAGATCAGAGATTACAGTATCAGGAGATACCCCCAACCATACCAACCTAGGCTACTACTAGTCTGGTGAAGGATATAGTTATATACTCttattagttcggtcagtagagaaccgacttactctatttcataGAGATTCTGACCCTTGGGATACTTATACTTGGTTAGATAATCTGAGAGACACCTTTGAGTACATAACTTGTACAGACATAAAAAGGGCTGAGTTAGATATACACCATTATGGGCTCGACCAATCTAAAGAGGATCGATGCATCCTATTCCATGGGAACTTTGACCATAGACTATATGTACTTGGTTCGTTAACCTAGAAGATACATTCAGATAGATGACCCTGACTAATGTGGAAAAGTGTTGAGCTAACTACTTAACACTTAAGAGGTTTAGCATTTAATTGTCAAAAAACACCGAAGATTCTTCGAGAAACAAGGCCTCATTTGGTGATTATTTTGAGGCATTTTGAGAGAGAGTACTTATCATCTCCCGCGGTAGCATAATGGTATATAAGGCGATGGTCGGTTGACTCGCCTAACATTGTtctatgggagatcctgactcatggactgATCAGATATGATTAGATATCTTCGATGATACCTAAAGATGTACGAGCCGTAATTATGTTGAGAACATGGTGTTAGTTGATTAATACCTATGAAGTTCCACCATCATCGAGTGGAAATACCAGATGATGATTCTCGCGGAGTGGAGCATTAATCGATAGTTATTTCGACCAACTATCTAGTGATAGTGCTCCTCTACCCATGTGTACATTGCTAGACACTAGAGGTTACTGAATCTCAAGTGGAGCAATCGTATTATGATGGGTTACAacacaatggttagacgactcaacgATCATTATCTCCACAAATAACTCATGACCTTGACAACATGATCATTTACccaaggtcttgaagtctatCATTCAGATCAGAGTGTTCGATCTTTTATTGACAATTATTGGAGGACATTTTACATGCATGATTATGAGAGTTTTGGATATCCCCCTTATTGGATAGACTCTTAGTTAGGAGGTTGAGTGACCTTTGGACTTTGTGTTGTCATTTCTTTATTGTGGATATTTGAGTATCTGAAGGATGAGATTTGACATACgctttagatattttttaatgggattagtagagtttttatactcatatcttttggattgaCCATATCTCTACCATTTGGAGAGTTGTAGATTATCAATCAAGAAGTCAAGGGATATCCCTTAGACTTCAATAGTCATACATTAAAGGCAGGATGGTGATATATTTCTACATCTTGATAGTGCACCATAATGATAATTGGTCACTCGGAAGTTACcaggtttgattgatgttgaggatggttTGAGATTGATGGATATTGTTAGATTAAATGTTGAGATATGTGGtttctgatgatctattagtagatatttgtcttgatgatctattatttagtTTTATCATTAATGGTGACATAGGGAGTGTCATGTGTGATATTtgtggatttggtgatttgtagttggtgatcagatcttaAAACCGTTACTAGTTAGTTTGTCGAATCCACAGGAACTGTTAATTAAGCAAtagagatgtcgcaaagtaagtgatctagacggtcgaaatttgattttggcgcttgcaaactaacgagagtgattgaagagagaaagagaaggatgagagaatcgatcttTGAGGGAATTGtgctttgggagatggattctaggttTTCAGTTTCATTATGATGTAGGATTATGTCCCTAATGCATAGTCACTTCCTTACCCTCCATGTTTAAGGATTAATCCCTATGTTAAcatcttttgactctagaaattGGGTAAGTATCGATGTTCTCTGTCACTATGGGCATAATATGTCCGGTTGAATGggtatcctctgtcactaaggacCCCCGGTTATCCAGTCTAGTAGCATCCTTAACAAGGAGATAAATCCCTTATGTCTACATGCTTATACCATTCACACGCTTTATCAAACACATAAGAGGCACAACATAAGTAGAGCATGGCATAAAACCTTCATTGaacaaggaaattagcgtacactAGTTCATACATCAATCAATACATCAAAACTACTCCTTACAcccatagaaaaggagatctactccattgtgagggaagaacaaccccaaaacataaattaaagcatacttacaacccttgatgtgagaagaaggggaagaagagatgcttgccgaggtttctgatgtcttgggaatgcctccttgctctggagatggacggaacgtcaagggatggtggtggatgaagctctagagTTCCCCcagaaggggagaacccttccccaaggagagggacgaaatcccaaaccaaagatgagagaaaagaatggggatcttgacccttttatacctcctccaagctgcccaggaaaaccaggattataggggtccggtaaaccaggtttttcacccattaaaccaggttttctcgtaCTTCATCCTAAAccaaagttgtatatcttgaaattatcttcaatctgacaCTTGGATCTATCCATGGATCtaaccgagccgaaagttatggcggttcaaagtttagtctgcagtctgggcggaggtccaattgaacccacggttgggaggcacggccgtgccatttagcacaggcagacaatgctttctctctgttggatctgaataaaagttgtaaatcttgaagtcagctacgtttcAGTGTAAAGAACATCCCGAAACTCCAACGGAGCGCAAAGTTATGGCCGAATTATGATCGGTCTGTAATcttcccagaattcagcacagctctattTTGGCGCGGTACGTCCCGTGTTCTTTGTCACACGACCATCTGGAATCCACAAGGCCTCACACGGCTTCTTCTCTGGCTGACTCACACGGgcatgtggctcacacggtcgtAGCCATCTTCttctctgccgaggtcacacggccgtgtggattcacacggccgtgaccttcGTCACCACTGGAATGTTGGCATGGTCGTGTCATTTGGCACGGTCATGTGGGGCACATGGACGTGCCCTTCTTCGCATCAAGTGCTGGCACGGCCAAGGCATGAtaatggccacacggtcgtgtggcttacACGACCCAAGCTCCTGTATGTGTTTTTGTTCCATTTTCACTTCAAATAGTATCCTATCAACAAAAACAAGCAAAaaacagatctccgaacaaaatataatggaagtatgacattataaagaaatagggtgcGATAAGCATAGATTATCCaaaagaaatacaagtagatgtgcgcccaaacatgcataaaagtgtatataatcaatgcacatcacaagccttggagtagaagtcgacctAGGTTTCGAACCAAGTAGCCAAATTgtgttttctatttccgctgcatgacttttattttaaaaagtaaaagaattatttttaaaagcacgatattcccccccccccccctccctctatcgcactcttttGATCCTAAACAttatttcaattttcaaaatgataATCTGAAATGATAATCTTATTAGAACAATGAAGCTATATTTCTGGGGAAAAAAGCGGATTACTTCTTATAACAGTTACATCTAATAATAAACTGACCAGCCCATTATTCAACTCAATACAATCATCTAAAATGATAATCCTTAATTTACACTACaataaaaaccctcatagacatcggttttccaccggtatctattacattttcgaccgatatctatgaaggcgatgtaaaaagtctgccattttagacatcggtttaaaaccggtgtagtatcacttaatgacaccggtgttcgaatcggttattaaccgatgtagtatcacttaatgacactgtttcatcaacagtgtaaaaccgatgtagtattatatgttaataacaccagttttggcagcagtatacgatcgatgtaatattagttaataacactggttttgcaacggtggaaaaccgatgtaatatcagtattttttaacagtacaaatttgattttcgaaacagtaaccaaaaaaatacacaaatattcacaaattagacaaatattcttcattcaacagcatccataaaatacacaaatattcataaattacataaatattctttttacaacaaTACAATGAACAATAAGATTTTGTTGGGGTTGTACAACGAGGCTACGTACGTTCAAGAAATGGTCAATGGTAATGCAACAGAAAACTGACTGCGGAAGAAGGAACCTTTCTCTTGCTCTACCCCCTTCATGTCTCCGATCAATTATAAGATGGCCGTCAGTAGTGTCAGATATAATTCAAGATTGTCTGCTGCAGAAGGAATCCTTTCTCTTTCCCTGTCTCTTCAAGTCTCCGCAAAATCTTGCACTTCAAGCACACACTGCAGCCTTAAAACTGAAATGCTTCTTGTTTATCGTCTTGAATTCCAACCATTGACCACATCAGGAAAACTGGAAAAGAAGCTCTCTACCAAACTCGGCCTAAACTTCTTGACCCCGAGTTTAGTTCAATGCTCGGGTAGGAGGCGTCGAACTAGTTTAGGAGAAGCGCTTTCAAGCTCTGCAAACATGTTTAAATCTCATTTAAAGGACCATCGACGGATGGACGACGATTAGACAGGAAGGTGAACAAGGCATTACCTTTAGATGTGAAGTTGAATAAAGGAGGAAGAGGTTTGCCACTAAGCAAACATGTGTTAGGATCTCTCAATTCATCAAAGAATGGATGAGAGCAGACCTCCAACTATATCAATGATGACAAACATGTTTATGTCACTTAGAATACATACCAATGGCAAACCATTAATGATCAAAATAGAAACTATCAAGATGTAGAGAAGACATTATGAAAGTGAAACAgaaaaactttatttttatttggaTGTATCATATACTTACCGCTGTAAGACACAAATTAGGTGAGTATTGAAGTAGTGTTGACACAAGATCAATTACCTCGGGGGGTACAGAATTTGCAAAAAACTACATGTTGTAGACATGGTGCGTTATTGTTTGGATTACTAGGAGGATCATCATTATATTACAGGTTCAGCTACCTTATGCCAAGGGTGACCTTTAATGCATGGAAATTTGAATTCTGAATAATTTAGGTTCATAGACTTGAATTCTGAACAAAATCTTATTGTTCATTGTTTACTGCTCTAATATCCATTTGCTTTCCATTAAACTCTCAGAATCTGAAGCTTAGTGGAGTAGGCAATGGCAACCCAGTCGGCCTGGGAGGAAGACCACTGCAGCTGCTCGATCTCTACTCCGGCAGTGTAGGCAAGTATGGGATCGAGGCCACCCTCAGCAGAAGCGGCTGCCATAGACTTCTGGACGTTGCCAtgataaacaaaaatatcatgaggaagaatctatagaagtacctagacaacatgggaaaattcattaagaagtaccttaaggcatttctaaaaaaacacataaagctTATAAATTATCAGAACGTTTGTTCAAGTTTGCAGACACACTAGCCTCATTAAATTTGCAAATGCACAACACTTTTATATACAGTGAGAAAGGAACTGCAAATTCTATGGGTACATGATTAGAGTGTTAGTCCTTCATTggcaataatagataaaagctcATACACTGATAACCGTTAGTGTGTGTTTGCAAAGAACTCACTGTGGCAATTCGCCTCTCACTGAAGCATTTGGACTTCTGTAGTTCCTTGTAGAGTTCACCTTTAGCTGCATATTCCAGGAATTACACAAAGTTCAACATCAAGTCATTGGGCAATTAATAGCATGGAACTGTATGATTCTAACAGGGAAAGCAGCAAATAGACAACCAGGAGAGAGAGACAAAGATCAGTCCAACTACATCAACCAACAAAATGCATGGTGTGACTTTCAGTAGACATAGTTGGCAAATGAAAGACAGCATGACAAGGATCACCTATACCAGTCTGCAGCAATTATTTCCTTTTAGAAAATAGCAGGTGTCAAATGTCATATTGTAGAAGATCTAAAACATCTTGAAGGACAttggtaaaaaattaaaaaaaaaaaaaattcaccacTAACCCGAGATATGAAATCTACAAGCATTCTACTCGTAACATTTTCTTCATTGGAGCTGCACAGGTCAACAAGCATCCAAACGCACTAATAACATCTGGATCATTATCCTAGAAGCTTCTTTTAGACACCTGTTCTATATCATTAATCTTTTTCTCAATAATCTCTCCTGACATCAACTTCTTGTGAAGGTTTCGAAGACAAAAAAAACATATAATTTAATCCAAATTAATTGCCATTCAGCATATTAAATtggaaatgaaatcaaatataaTTTGTCAGTGATGCTATATGCCTCCATATAAGAAACCCTTTAGGAAGACAATAAGCTCGTTTTAACTAAAGAAATACCTAAGTtagaataagagaaaacaactggttagcaagaaaagaaaaggagaagatgtacCTTCAAAAGTTGATCCCTCACAGAATAACTGTGGCAGAGGTCATCATGAAATAGTCATATTTTCTCCAATGATTTGACCTCCGGGAAAAGCTCCAACTCCTTGAGACGAACAAACAAGGTGCAAAAACACAgtacctaaaccctaaacctataCTGATCTATATCTCCATTGAGATTTATGCAAGACTATATCACTACTAATATCCATATTTTCAAGTTTTATCAACCTATACTGATCTAAATGTCGATTT includes these proteins:
- the LOC122008828 gene encoding shaggy-related protein kinase theta-like; translation: MNLNYSEFKFPCMKGHPWHKFFANSVPPEVIDLVSTLLQYSPNLCLTSLEACSHPFFDELRDPNTCLLSGKPLPPLFNFTSKELESASPKLVRRLLPEH
- the LOC122008835 gene encoding shaggy-related protein kinase theta-like — translated: MNLNYSEFKFPCIKGHPWHKFFANSVPPEVIDLVSTLLQYSPNLCLTALEVCSHPFFDELRDPNTCLLSGKPLPPLFNFTSKELESASPKLVRRLLPEH